The following coding sequences lie in one Haematobia irritans isolate KBUSLIRL chromosome 3, ASM5000362v1, whole genome shotgun sequence genomic window:
- the Upf1 gene encoding upf1 RNA helicase, which translates to MSVDAYGPSSQNLTFLDTEENDLIGGGTQASDFDYRDLTLASQTQSQLELVSGSVGISSQTFGRKLDLQTKLGTANGSTDLQFEEEDEDNALGPVDVLPNHACKYCGIHDPGTVVMCNNCKKWLCNGRGSTSGSHIVNHLVRAKHREVTLHSEGPLGETVLECYSCGVRNVFVLGFIPAKADSVVVLLCRQPCAAQNSLKDMNWDQDQWKPLISDRSFLPWLVKVPTEQEQLRARQISAAQINKLEELWKDNIEATFQDLEKPGIDTEPSQVLLRYEDGYQYEKIFAPLVMLEAEYDKKLKESQTQEGIEVRWDVGLNKKTIAYFTLAKTDSDMKLMHGDELRLRYVGELHKAWDAIGHVIKVPDNFGEDVGLELKSSAKAPIQCTSNFAVDFIWKCTSFDRMRRALKMFALDRNSVSNYIYSRLLGHGRHDGSDEVVFRGPPPKLYSAPNLPDLNRSQVYAVKHALQRPLSLIQGPPGTGKTVTSATIVYQLVKQHGGTVLVCAPSNTAVDQLTEKIHRTNLKVVRVCAKSREAIDSPVNFLALHNQIRNMETNIELKKLQQLKDETGELSSADEKRYRTLKRTAENQLLEAADVICCTCVGAGDARLQRIKFTSILIDESMQSTEPECMVPVVLGAKQLILVGDHCQLGPVVMCKKAARAGLSQSLFERLVVLGIRPFRLEVQYRMHPELSQFPSNFFYEGSLQNGVCAEDRKLKIDFPWPQPDRPMFFLVTQGQEEIAGSGTSYLNRTEAANVEKITTRFLKAGVKPEQIGIITPYEGQRAYLVQYMQYQGSLHSKLYQEIEIASVDAFQGREKDIIIMSCVRSNEKQGIGFLSDPRRLNVALTRSKYGTIIVGNPKILSKQPLWNHLLNFYKDRKVLVEGSLNNLRESLIQFQKPKKLVNTLNMGAHFMSTMMADAREAIIPGSFYDRSGQFGYTGTTTSNNYGYNFGNNLIGGNNSAFGFSNNTHMHNMGGGMNNAGHITNFFNPQAGGGGGGGGFGAPGSQRHTMNQMSNNQLNNTSNNQQWHNFQHDSISYISSERAQAAMNNMPVPVGMFMNMSNIPPRFYNQHQQAIQAAAKQGRRTGAPPLNALPSNNIAAKNTSKAPGKGRNLTGSATAATTTTNAASNVAAAAAASASASQNSSAILTQKNMSQQMSQNVFGGLSQQPELSQDFGQISQMDGILSQDVGFGTDALNNDRLNLGLNSQSQFSQPY; encoded by the exons ATGTCGGTTGATGCTTATGGACCGAGTTCACAGAATTTAACATTTCTAGATACAGAGGAGAATGACTTGATCGGTGGAGGTACTCAGGCATCTGATTTTGATTACCGAGACCTTACATTAGCTTCCCAAACTCAATCGCAACTTGAATTGGTGTCGGGAAGTGTGGGAATATCTTCACAG ACATTTGGTCGTAAATTGGATCTTCAAACAAAGTTGGGCACCGCCAATGGCTCAACCGATTTACAGTTCGAAGAAGAGGATGAAGATAATGCCCTCGGTCCCGTTGATGTTTTACCCAACCATGCATGTAAATATTGTGGCATCCATGATCCTGGAACGGTGGTAATGTGTAACAATTGCAAAAAATGGCTTTGCAATGGTCGTGGAAGTACTTCGGGTTCACATATTGTTAATCACTTGGTGCGAGCCAAACATCGTGAAGTAACTCTACATTCGGAAGGACCGCTAGGTGAAACCGTATTGGAATGTTATTCATGCGGTGTGCGTAATGTTTTCGTCTTGGGCTTTATACCAGCTAAAGCTGATTCGGTGGTGGTGTTGCTTTGTCGTCAGCCGTGTGCTGCCCAAAACTCATTGAAAGACATGAATTGGGATCAAGACCAGTGGAAACCGCTTATATCCGACCGTTCCTTTTTGCCCTGGTTGGTAAAAGTACCAACCGAACAAGAACAACTGCGCGCCAGGCAAATATCTGCTGCTCAGATAAATAAATTGGAGGAGTTGTGGAAGGACAATATTGAGGCAACATTTCAAGATCTGGAGAAACCTGGCATTGACACAGAGCCTTCTCAGGTATTACTGCGCTATGAGGATGGTTATcaatatgagaaaatattcGCTCCTCTGGTAATGCTTGAGGCAGAGTATGACAAAAAGTTGAAGGAATCCCAAACTCAAGAGGGCATAGAAGTTCGTTGGGACGTTGGCCTAAACAAAAAGACCATAGCCTATTTCACTTTGGCTAAAACTGACTCAGACATGAAACTAATGCATGGCGATGAGTTACGTTTACGATATGTAGGCGAATTACATAAGGCCTGGGATGCTATTGGTCATGTCATTAAAGTCCCCGATAATTTCGGTGAAGATGTGGGTCTCGAATTGAAGTCATCGGCCAAAGCTCCAATACAATGCACTTCAAATTTTGCCGTGGACTTCATATGGAAATGTACATCGTTTGATCGTATGCGCAGAGCTTTAAAGATGTTTGCCCTTGACCGAAACTCGGTCTCAAACTACATATACTCACGCCTGTTAGGCCATGGTCGTCATGACGGGTCCGATGAAGTTGTTTTCCGTGGCCCTCCCCCCAAGCTGTACAGCGCTCCTAATCTACCAGATCTAAATCGATCACAAGTCTATGCTGTCAAGCATGCCTTACAACGACCTTTGAGTCTTATCCAAGGCCCTCCAGGTACCGGAAAAACAGTCACTTCGGCCACTATTGTCTATCAACTGGTGAAACAGCATGGTGGTACGGTTCTAGTCTGTGCCCCTAGTAATACAGCCGTGGATCAATTGACTGAGAAAATACATCGCACTAATTTGAAGGTAGTTCGCGTTTGTGCCAAATCACGTGAAGCCATTGATAGCCCGGTCAATTTCCTGGCTCTCCACAACCAAATCAGAAACATGGAGacaaatattgaattgaaaaagtTGCAACAACTGAAGGACGAAACGGGCGAGTTGTCATCGGCAGATGAGAAACGCTATCGCACCCTAAAGAGAACAGCTGAAAATCAATTACTGGAAGCCGCCGATGTTATATGCTGTACTTGTGTCGGTGCCGGCGATGCGCGTCTGCAGCGCATTAAATTTACGTCAATACTCATTGACGAGTCGATGCAGTCCACCGAGCCGGAATGCATGGTGCCAGTTGTTTTGGGGGCTAAACAGCTAATTCTGGTTGGTGATCACTGTCAGTTGGGACCAGTTGTTATGTGTAAAAAAGCTGCTCGTGCTGGCCTCTCCCAAAGTTTATTTGAGCGTCTGGTGGTTTTGGGTATACGACCATTCCGCTTGGAAGTTCAATATCGCATGCACCCTGAACTATCGCAATTCCCCTCAAACTTTTTCTATGAGGGTTCCTTACAGAACGGCGTGTGCGCCGAAGACAGAAAGTTGAAAATTGATTTCCCCTGGCCTCAACCAGACCGTCCAATGTTCTTTTTGGTAACCCAGGGTCAAGAGGAGATTGCAGGATCGGGCACCTCATATCTGAACCGCACTGAGGCTGCAAATGTGGAGAAGATCACAACACGTTTCCTTAAGGCTGGTGTGAAGCCAGAGCAGATTGGCATAATTACTCCCTATGAAGGACAACGAGCCTATTTGGTTCAGTACATGCAGTACCAAGGAAGTTTACACTCAAAACTCTACCAAGAGATAGAAATTGCCAGTGTCGATGCCTTCCAAGGCAGAGAGAAGGACATCATAATAATGTCATGTGTCAGATCGAATGAAAAACAAGGTATTGGTTTCCTAAGCGATCCCAGGCGTCTAAATGTCGCTCTCACTCGTTCCAAGTATGGCACCATTATTGTGGGCAACccaaaaattctgtccaaacagCCCCTGTGGAATCATTTGCTGAACTTCTACAAGGACCGTAAGGTGTTGGTGGAAGGCTCCCTCAATAACTTGAGGGAATCTTTGATTCAATTCCAGAAGCccaaaaaattggtaaatacCTTAAATATGGGAGCCCATTTCATGAGCACCATGATGGCAGATGCCAGAGAAGCCATTATACCAGGATCCTTTTATGATCGTTCCGGTCAATTCGGTTACACTGGTACAACTACCTCCAATAACTATGGCTATAACTTTGGCAACAATCTAATTGGCGGCAATAATTCCGCTTTCGGCTTTTCCAATAATACACACATGCATAATATGGGCGGTGGGATGAACAATGCCGGCCATATAACCAATTTCTTCAATCCCCAAGCTGGTGGAGGCGGTGGAGGTGGAGGATTTGGTGCTCCAGGATCACAGCgccacaccatgaaccaaatgagCAACAATCAGCTGAATAATACCTCAAATAATCAGCAATGGCATAACTTCCAACACGACTCCATATCCTACATATCATCGGAAAGAGCTCAAGCCGCCATGAATAATATGCCTGTACCAGTTGGCATGTTCATGAATATGAGTAATATACCACCACGTTTCTATAATCAGCATCAACAAGCCATTCAAGCAGCAGCTAAACAGGGCAGGCGTACAGGAGCTCCACCTCTCAATGCTCTACCATCGAATAATATTGCAGCAAAGAATACATCCAAGGCCCCTGGCAAGGGACGTAACTTAACAGGAAGTGCAACTGCtgcaacgacaacaacaaatgCCGCATCAAATGTTGCTGCGGCCGCTGCAGCATCAGCTTCCGCCTCACAAAACTCATCGGCCATCTTGACCCAAAAAAATATGTCGCAACAAATGAGTCAGAATGTATTTGGGGGTCTTTCACAACAACCGGAACTATCACAAGACTTTGGTCAAATATCCCAAATGGATGGCATTCTATCCCAAGACGTTGGTTTTGGAaca GATGCCCTTAATAACGATCGCTTAAATTTAGGACTTAATTCTCAGAGCCAATTCTCACAGCCCTACTGA